The Macrobrachium nipponense isolate FS-2020 chromosome 27, ASM1510439v2, whole genome shotgun sequence genome includes a region encoding these proteins:
- the LOC135200838 gene encoding hexosaminidase D-like isoform X1: MLPPRRPVMFWTSVDLQNTETRHWTSGTAQTTTNTWRSLYTRYTMEVVRAWFGRAGVGAWRSRKQVVWAACVLVTVGVVYLQYAPGEPVDHPNAPRHRALNTLYSSHERDSQSPSRDTGIHIQHVKFVTGEDVRHPGAWSNHIDGQEAQNGIQKEWNQNENVIKYETLPPDPNALQHRRAVEVLQQRVAERKAQEQQQQQQQHHEIHEPAGAVVIPQQDLGAPGGWGGVQYRYNPYGEPVYGRTDRPNYIPTHRLVHFDLKGAPPKMSALLQLLPWLAAQGATAVLLEYEDMFPFKGRLAPLAAKNHYSRKQITNLVTACRNNGLEVIPLVQTFGHLEFALKHERFSHLREVPEFPQALCPSLNESLWLVNSIIDQVMALHPGVRYLHIGCDEVYHMGECEKCRLILRETLFLHHVEVVARYVRRKYNAIPLVWDDMLRHISETAMQEAHMGELVEPMVWVYAEDVYRFVQPSVWTKYGQVFSQIWAASAFKGAFGEQLTVPNVRRHLDNNLNWLDVMASEAVKFTGGFRGIVLTGWQRYDHFAVLCELLPAALPSLAVNLIATSHGYFNSSLQGQLYQALNCMQTPKYQTWINLDTDPYLWDKFSWCFFPGAQVFKVTARLDATKRDVDSYIERVTRSRGWITDYNRRHNYSSPMRVDEDLEELPTRLHSVTLLLKTAREALSEWFDDWTVGEWLEQHVWPLLKNLNTIQRESESMKAVRYWPARPLPLLPELASYGVSQPTPSSLRSTGDEDTGGGGT; the protein is encoded by the exons ATGTTGCCTCCGCGCCGACCCGTAATGTTTTGGACCTCTGTTGATCTCCAGA atacTGAGACCAGACACTGGACTTCAGGAACAGCCCAGACTACAACAAACACTTGGAGATCACTTTACACAAGATACACCATGGAGGTTGTACGGGCGTGGTTTGGTCGTGCTGGCGTAGGAGCCTGGCGGTCACGGAAGCAGGTGGTGTGGGCAGCCTGTGTTTTAGTCACTGTAGGGGTGGTTTATTTACAGTATGCACCTGGTGAGCCAGTAGATCACCCAAATGCACCTAGACACCGTGCATTGAACACTTTATATTCATCTCATGAAAGGGATAGCCAGAGTCCATCACGTGACACTGGTATACATATACAGCATGTGAAGTTTGTAACAGGAGAAGATGTTAGACATCCAGGTGCTTGGTCTAACCATATTGATGGGCAAGAGGCACAGAATGGCATACAAAAGGAatggaatcaaaatgaaaatgttataaaGTATGAAACTCTTCCCCCCGATCCAAATGCTCTGCAACATCGGCGTGCCGTTGAAGTTCTGCAGCAACGTGTTGCTGAACGTAAGGCacaagagcagcagcagcagcagcagcagcatcatgaGATCCATGAACCTGCTGGTGCTGTAGTAATACCTCAGCAAGACCTTGGGGCACCTGGAGGATGGGGTGGAGTACAATACAGGTATAACCCATATGGAGAACCAGTTTATGGTCGCACAGATAGACCTAATTACATACCCACTCATCGATTAGTTCATTTCGACTTAAAAGGTGCCCCTCCTAAAATGTCTGCTCTTTTACAGTTACTGCCATGGCTAGCAGCACAAGGTGCCACTGCTGTCTTACTGGAATATGAAGACATGTTTCCTTTCAAGGGTCGTTTGGCACCTCTTGCAGCAAAGAACCACTATTCCAGGAAACAGATAACAAACTTGGTAACTGCTTGCAGAAATAATGGTCTGGAAGTAATCCCTCTGGTTCAAACTTTTGGCCATTTGGAATTTGCTCTGAAGCATGAGAGGTTTTCACATTTACGTGAGGTACCAGAGTTTCCCCAAGCTTTATGCCCATCTCTAAATGAATCACTGTGGCTTGTTAATTCTATCATCGATCAAGTGATGGCATTACACCCTGGAGTCCGCTACTTGCACATTGGATGTGATGAAGTTTATCACATGGGAGAATGTGAGAAGTGCCGTCTCATCCTGAGGGAAACGCTATTCTTACATCATGTAGAAGTGGTAGCACGGTATGTGCGCAGAAAATATAATGCAATACCTCTTGTTTGGGATGATATGTTGCGTCACATATCAGAAACTGCAATGCAAGAAGCCCATATGGGAGAACTTGTTGAACCTATGGTATGGGTATATGCTGAAGATGTTTACAGGTTTGTACAACCATCTGTTTGGACTAAATATGGTCAAGTATTTTCGCAAATTTGGGCAGCTTCTGCATTCAAAGGTGCATTTGGTGAACAGCTTACAGTACCAAATGTTAGAAGACATTTAGACAATAATCTTAATTGGCTAGATGTAATGGCCAGTGAAGCAGTCAAGTTTACAGGTGGATTCAGAGGTATTGTTTTAACAGGATGGCAGCGATATGATCATTTTGCAGTTTTATGCGAGCTCCTGCCTGCAGCACTCCCATCACTTGCTGTTAATCTCATTGCAACTTCTCATGGTTATTTTAATTCATCGCTTCAGGGGCAGTTATATCAAGCTCTAAATTGCATGCAGACACCAAAATATCAGACATGGATTAATTTAGATACTGATCCTTATTTATGGGATAAATTTTCATGGTGTTTCTTCCCAGGTGCCCAAGTATTTAAAGTAACAGCTAGGCTTGATGCAACAAAGAGAGATGTAGATTCCTACATTGAACGTGTAACAAGAAGTCGTGGATGGATCACAGATTACAATCGTCGACATAATTATTCTTCCCCTATGCGTGTAGATGAAGACCTAGAAGAGCTACCTACACGCCTACATTCTGTTACATTGCTTCTAAAAACTGCTAGAGAAGCACTGAGTGAATGGTTTGATGATTGGACTGTAGGTGAGTGGCTAGAGCAACATGTGTGGCCATTACTGAAGAACCTCAATACAATTCAGCGAGAGTCGGAGAGCATGAAGGCTGTGAGGTACTGGCCAGCTCGGCCTTTACCACTGTTACCAGAGCTTGCTTCATATGGAGTCTCACAGCCAACCCCTAGTAGTTTAAGAAGTACAGGAGATGAAGACACTGGAGGTGGTGGAACTTAA
- the LOC135200838 gene encoding hexosaminidase D-like isoform X2, whose amino-acid sequence MEVVRAWFGRAGVGAWRSRKQVVWAACVLVTVGVVYLQYAPGEPVDHPNAPRHRALNTLYSSHERDSQSPSRDTGIHIQHVKFVTGEDVRHPGAWSNHIDGQEAQNGIQKEWNQNENVIKYETLPPDPNALQHRRAVEVLQQRVAERKAQEQQQQQQQHHEIHEPAGAVVIPQQDLGAPGGWGGVQYRYNPYGEPVYGRTDRPNYIPTHRLVHFDLKGAPPKMSALLQLLPWLAAQGATAVLLEYEDMFPFKGRLAPLAAKNHYSRKQITNLVTACRNNGLEVIPLVQTFGHLEFALKHERFSHLREVPEFPQALCPSLNESLWLVNSIIDQVMALHPGVRYLHIGCDEVYHMGECEKCRLILRETLFLHHVEVVARYVRRKYNAIPLVWDDMLRHISETAMQEAHMGELVEPMVWVYAEDVYRFVQPSVWTKYGQVFSQIWAASAFKGAFGEQLTVPNVRRHLDNNLNWLDVMASEAVKFTGGFRGIVLTGWQRYDHFAVLCELLPAALPSLAVNLIATSHGYFNSSLQGQLYQALNCMQTPKYQTWINLDTDPYLWDKFSWCFFPGAQVFKVTARLDATKRDVDSYIERVTRSRGWITDYNRRHNYSSPMRVDEDLEELPTRLHSVTLLLKTAREALSEWFDDWTVGEWLEQHVWPLLKNLNTIQRESESMKAVRYWPARPLPLLPELASYGVSQPTPSSLRSTGDEDTGGGGT is encoded by the coding sequence ATGGAGGTTGTACGGGCGTGGTTTGGTCGTGCTGGCGTAGGAGCCTGGCGGTCACGGAAGCAGGTGGTGTGGGCAGCCTGTGTTTTAGTCACTGTAGGGGTGGTTTATTTACAGTATGCACCTGGTGAGCCAGTAGATCACCCAAATGCACCTAGACACCGTGCATTGAACACTTTATATTCATCTCATGAAAGGGATAGCCAGAGTCCATCACGTGACACTGGTATACATATACAGCATGTGAAGTTTGTAACAGGAGAAGATGTTAGACATCCAGGTGCTTGGTCTAACCATATTGATGGGCAAGAGGCACAGAATGGCATACAAAAGGAatggaatcaaaatgaaaatgttataaaGTATGAAACTCTTCCCCCCGATCCAAATGCTCTGCAACATCGGCGTGCCGTTGAAGTTCTGCAGCAACGTGTTGCTGAACGTAAGGCacaagagcagcagcagcagcagcagcagcatcatgaGATCCATGAACCTGCTGGTGCTGTAGTAATACCTCAGCAAGACCTTGGGGCACCTGGAGGATGGGGTGGAGTACAATACAGGTATAACCCATATGGAGAACCAGTTTATGGTCGCACAGATAGACCTAATTACATACCCACTCATCGATTAGTTCATTTCGACTTAAAAGGTGCCCCTCCTAAAATGTCTGCTCTTTTACAGTTACTGCCATGGCTAGCAGCACAAGGTGCCACTGCTGTCTTACTGGAATATGAAGACATGTTTCCTTTCAAGGGTCGTTTGGCACCTCTTGCAGCAAAGAACCACTATTCCAGGAAACAGATAACAAACTTGGTAACTGCTTGCAGAAATAATGGTCTGGAAGTAATCCCTCTGGTTCAAACTTTTGGCCATTTGGAATTTGCTCTGAAGCATGAGAGGTTTTCACATTTACGTGAGGTACCAGAGTTTCCCCAAGCTTTATGCCCATCTCTAAATGAATCACTGTGGCTTGTTAATTCTATCATCGATCAAGTGATGGCATTACACCCTGGAGTCCGCTACTTGCACATTGGATGTGATGAAGTTTATCACATGGGAGAATGTGAGAAGTGCCGTCTCATCCTGAGGGAAACGCTATTCTTACATCATGTAGAAGTGGTAGCACGGTATGTGCGCAGAAAATATAATGCAATACCTCTTGTTTGGGATGATATGTTGCGTCACATATCAGAAACTGCAATGCAAGAAGCCCATATGGGAGAACTTGTTGAACCTATGGTATGGGTATATGCTGAAGATGTTTACAGGTTTGTACAACCATCTGTTTGGACTAAATATGGTCAAGTATTTTCGCAAATTTGGGCAGCTTCTGCATTCAAAGGTGCATTTGGTGAACAGCTTACAGTACCAAATGTTAGAAGACATTTAGACAATAATCTTAATTGGCTAGATGTAATGGCCAGTGAAGCAGTCAAGTTTACAGGTGGATTCAGAGGTATTGTTTTAACAGGATGGCAGCGATATGATCATTTTGCAGTTTTATGCGAGCTCCTGCCTGCAGCACTCCCATCACTTGCTGTTAATCTCATTGCAACTTCTCATGGTTATTTTAATTCATCGCTTCAGGGGCAGTTATATCAAGCTCTAAATTGCATGCAGACACCAAAATATCAGACATGGATTAATTTAGATACTGATCCTTATTTATGGGATAAATTTTCATGGTGTTTCTTCCCAGGTGCCCAAGTATTTAAAGTAACAGCTAGGCTTGATGCAACAAAGAGAGATGTAGATTCCTACATTGAACGTGTAACAAGAAGTCGTGGATGGATCACAGATTACAATCGTCGACATAATTATTCTTCCCCTATGCGTGTAGATGAAGACCTAGAAGAGCTACCTACACGCCTACATTCTGTTACATTGCTTCTAAAAACTGCTAGAGAAGCACTGAGTGAATGGTTTGATGATTGGACTGTAGGTGAGTGGCTAGAGCAACATGTGTGGCCATTACTGAAGAACCTCAATACAATTCAGCGAGAGTCGGAGAGCATGAAGGCTGTGAGGTACTGGCCAGCTCGGCCTTTACCACTGTTACCAGAGCTTGCTTCATATGGAGTCTCACAGCCAACCCCTAGTAGTTTAAGAAGTACAGGAGATGAAGACACTGGAGGTGGTGGAACTTAA